Proteins encoded together in one Oreochromis niloticus isolate F11D_XX unplaced genomic scaffold, O_niloticus_UMD_NMBU tig00007460_pilon, whole genome shotgun sequence window:
- the LOC102079580 gene encoding uncharacterized protein LOC102079580 isoform X3: MDDEFEGTSSQMVIFSKNDRTGVEEKEAREWVPKSVSSSEDDGTDDWKPTQDESEGYSEEEEEQERKRIPKMVAASEEDGTHDSRPTQDESKDDSKDEAEHLGQMIHKVAMEKRAFVSSELPQRTEEQQQVAVASKTRRHHNVRNGHKCPICGHVYADIVQHLRVTEQVVNKTELTLLSQFSHRHFSANLDCPVRLCQSKHLNRLDKHLEKVHKLQKPMIKLYMQKAKDRHIAKELALLRASNPTPQMVSHMDEVDDAVIEEGIFRALEEGSKVASAIASSSKAASDHVTLIHRPARDDSVDDSGDSDSEAPSDSTRPNLQPPLSASDTLSDHTIPIMQPPSLSTSKITCDSTVVSPDVLIPSSAPYYVAKQKRGRPLPRTPAPGCKHCQILFTELQVVKQLLECELDRNHELKQIHSSTKCANVKYSRRKRFSSSKAPHYVRLVEEFRAHAEGVNPSRKIHENARQRATHVIQFLEFMADPAIPNTDLLFLRNHGKVRDFLAHLQAKGFKPTTQRAYLMDAIAFMKYILNMSPPQVRLGNKRINALLVELRARNRDVGREVVVHQLNVRRSKSKRLVKAEKHALFIEEAPQKIAAALDDLEKQPQNRTILKLFFGLLGGYLIAITGHRKGVVINMTTEEVEMAEKTKQGARIIRVKQHKTQRYHGEAAVPLYKNEYTWLQRYNHIREYIEGGSEASTFFHSSSGGVLHRLPEFFKAAWEMMNLGIVPTFNMIRSSCSTYAKRQLGRKSYDRVATFMCHDAVTAKRFYQAEDPAEDTLQSRALTTHAIATYAAKKRKRREDRGSVQDKDSEGSDKEEQQSSGTEELLDRRLFQCSSNKMVSPGQGEGAGSAGATIRETKRDLKEEVEHLQKVTYQLRKRKMVIFYKNDRTGVGKLTQEDNPQEEEEDEAREWVPKQSVSSSEDDGTDDWKPTQDESEGYSEEEEEQEHKRIPKMAAASEEDGTHDSRPTQDDSKDEAEHLGQMIHKVAMEKDRETAISLLPVQHQIPVVTLNSVTLKTPMKDKVALEVPPGMQQAYVNQDTAMTVNKNSEKSVIHQTSYLKRLTFHQSTLFEDTIPRSDNNKKDQSGMSSAAIITSEQLEEKEIQEESLEKMKCEDKGGKRKEKVQQEPLEKMRSKRQRKEEKIQAEPLEKMKSEAKVGKRKEKVQQKPLEKMKSEDKEGKRKEKVQQEPLEKMKREDKGGKRKEKVQQEPLEKMRGKRQRKEEKIQAEPLEKMKSEAKVGKRKEKVQQKPLEKMKSEDKGGKRKEKVQQEPLEKMKREDKGGKRKEKVQQEPLEKMKREDKRGKRKEKVQQQPLEKMRGKRQRREEKIQSEPLEKMKSEAKVGKRKQKVQQEPLEKMRGKRQRKKEKIQSEPLEKMKSEAKVGKRNEKVQQKPLEKMRSKRQRKEEKIQAEPLEKMKSEGKRGKGKEKVQQEPLEKMKREDKGGKRKEKVQQEPLEKMRGKRQRKEEKIQAEPLEKRIKIMK, from the exons ATGGATGACGAATTTGAAGGTACCAGCTCTCAG ATGGTGATCTTTTCCAAAAACGATAGGACAGGTGTGGAGGAGAAAGAAGCAAGAGAATGGGTTCCTAAG TCTGTGAGCTCATCTGAAGATGATGGGACAGATGACTGGAAACCCACACAGGATGAATCTGAAGGCTAttcagaagaggaggaagaacaaGAACGTAAAAGGATTCCTAAG ATGGTGGCAGCATCTGAAGAGGATGGGACACATGATAGCAGACCCACACAGGATGAATCTAAAGATGATTCAAAAGATGAAGCAGAACATTTGGGACAAATGATTCACAAAGTGGCCATGGAAAAG AGGGCGTTTGTGAGCAGTGAGTTGCCGCAGAGGACAGAGGAACAGCAACAGGTTGCTGTCGCCTCAAAGACTCGAAGGCATCACAATGTCAGAAATGGACACAAGTGTCCCATATGTGGACATGTATATGCTGATATTGTTCAGCACCTAAGAGTCACAGAGCaggttgtaaataaaactgagctgACTCTTTTGAGCCAATTTTCTCATCGGCA cttttctgcAAATCTGGACTGTCCAGTCCGTTTATGTCAGTCAAAACATCTTAATCGGCTTGACAAGCACCTGGAAAAGGTCCACAAATTACAG AAACCTATGATTAAACTTTACATGCAAAAGGCCAAGGACAGACACATTGCTAAAGAACTGGCACTTCTGAGGGCATCAAATCCCACACCGCAAATGGTCTCACACATGGATGAAGTGGATGATGCTGTAATTGAGGAGGGCATCTTTAGGGCACTGGAGGAAGGGTCAAAGGTTGCTTCTGCTATAGCCTCTTCCAGCAAGGCTGCCAGTGACCATGTTACACTGATCCACCGGCCTGCTCGAGACGATTCCGTTGACGATTCCGGTGACTCTGACAGCGAGGCTCCCAGTGACTCTACCAGACCAAACCTACAGCCTCCTCTCTCTGCCAGTGACACTCTCAGTGACCACACCATCCCAATTATGCAGCCTCCTTCTCTCTCCACCAGCAAGATTACTTGTGATTCAACAGTGGTATCCCCTGATGTGTTAATCCCAAGCAGTGCACCTTACTATGTAGCAAAGCAAAAGAGGGGACGTCCTCTCCCGAGGACACCTGCTCCTGGTTGCAAACACTGTCAGATACTGTTCACTGAGCTACAGGTGGTGAAGCAGTTGCTAGAGTGTGAACTTGATAGGAATCATGAGCTCAAGCAGATACATTCTTCAACCAAGTGTGCAAAT GTTAAATATAGCAGACGTAAACGGTTTTCATCCAGCAAAGCCCCTCACTATG TAAGACTGGTGGAAGAATTTAGGGCCCATGCAGAAGGTGTGAACCCTAGcagaaaaatacatgaaaatgcaagGCAGCGGGCCACTCATGTCATCCAGTTTCTGGAATTCATGGCAGACCCAGCAATTCCAAACACTGACCTTCTGTTTCTGAGGAACCATGGAAAAGTCCGTGA TTTTCTAGCACACCTGCAAGCAAAAGGGTTTAAACCAACAACTCAGAGAGCTTATCTCATGGATGCTATTGCTTTCATGAAATATATATTAAACATGTCACCACCACAAGTCAGACTTGGAAATAAAAGGATCAACGCCCTTTTGGTCGAACTGAGGGCACGTAACAGAGATGTTGGCCGTGAAGTAGTCGTGCACCAGCTGAATGTGCGCCGATCTAAGTCTA aaaggcttgtcaaagcagaaaaacatgCTTTGTTCATTGAAGAGGCTCCCCAGAAGATTGCTGCCGCACTGG aTGACCTCGAGAAGCAACCCCAGAACAGAACAATATTGAAATTGTTTTTTGGACTGTTGGGTGGATACCTCATTGCCATAACTGGCCACCGAAAGGGAGTGGTCATCAACATGACTACTGAGGAGGTTGAAATGGCAGAAAAAACTAAGCAGGGTGCCCGCATCATCCGT GTTAAACAGCACAAAACTCAAAGATACCATGGGGAAGCAGCTGTCCCCCTGTACAAGAATGAGTATACCTGGTTGCAGCGTTACAATCATATTAGAGAGTATATTGAAGGGGGTTCGGAGGCATCAACTTTTTTCCACAGTTCCAGTGGAGGTGTTCTTCATAGACTACCGGAATTTTTCAAGGCAGCCTGGGAGATGATGAATCTGGGGATTGTCCCCACCTTCAACATGATACGTTCCTCCTGTAGCACTTAC GCCAAGCGACAGTTGGGACGTAAATCTTATGACAGAGTGGCAACGTTTATGTGCCATGATGCCGTCACAGCCAAAAGATTTTACCAAG CTGAGGACCCTGCAGAGGACACACTCCAGAGCCGAGCACTGACCACCCATGCAATTGCAACATATGcagcaaagaaaaggaaaaggagagaGGACAGAGGATCTGTGCAGGACAAGGACAGTGAAGGATCTGACAAGGAAGAGCAGCAGTCATCAGGAACAGAGGAGCTTTTAGACAGAAGGCTCTTCCAGTGTAGCAGTAACAAG ATGGTGAGCCCAGGTCAGGGTGAGGGTGCCGGTAGTGCTGGAGCCACAATAAGAGAAACTAAACGGGATTTGAAAGAGGAGGTGGAGCATCTACAAAAAGTGACATACCAGTTGCGCAAGAGAAAA ATGGTCATCTTTTACAAAAATGATAGGACAGGTGTGGGGAAACTCACACAAGAAGACAATCcacaagaggaggaggaggatgaagcgAGAGAATGGGTTCCTAAG CAGTCTGTTAGCTCATCTGAAGATGATGGGACAGATGACTGGAAACCCACACAGGATGAATCTGAAGGCTAttcagaagaggaggaagaacaaGAACATAAAAGGATTCCTAAG ATGGCGGCAGCATCTGAAGAGGATGGGACACATGATAGCAGACCCACACAGGATGATTCAAAGGATGAAGCAGAACATTTGGGACAAATGATTCACAAAGTGGCCATGGAAAAG GACAGGGAAACGGCGATAAGCTTATTACCAGTACAACACCAAATTCCAGTTGTTACTCTGAATTCAGTCACTCTCAAGACACCCATG AAGGACAAAGTCGCACTGGAGGTCCCTCCTGGT ATGCAGCAGGCCTATGTAAACCAAGACACAGCAATGACTGTGAATAAGAATTCGGAAAAAAGTGTGATTCACCAAACCAGTTACTTGAAGAGGCTCACTTTTCATCAGTCAACTCTCTTTGAAGACACCATACCAAGATCTG ATAACAACAAGAAAGACCAAAGTGGAATGTCATCTGCAGCAATAATAACCTCAG aacaactggaagagaaagagatacAAGAAGAATCTCTGGAGAAGATGAAGTGTGAAGACAAAGgagggaagagaaaagaaaaagtacagCAGGAGCCTCTGGAGAAGATGAGGAGCAAAAGgcaaaggaaggaagaaaagaTACAGGCAGAGCCTCTGGAGAAGATGAAGAGTGAAGCCAAAGtaggaaagagaaaagaaaaagtacagCAGAAGCCTCTGGAGAAGATGAAGAGTGAAGACAAAGaagggaagagaaaagaaaaagtacagCAGGAGCCTCTGGAGAAGATGAAGCGTGAAGACAAAGgagggaagagaaaagaaaaagtacagCAGGAGCCTCTGGAGAAGATGAGGGGCAAAAGgcaaaggaaggaagaaaagaTACAGGCAGAGCCTCTGGAGAAGATGAAGAGTGAAGCCAAAGtaggaaagagaaaagaaaaagtacagCAGAAGCCTCTGGAGAAGATGAAGAGTGAAGACAAAGgagggaagagaaaagaaaaagtacagCAGGAGCCTCTGGAGAAGATGAAGCGTGAAGACAAAGgagggaagagaaaagaaaaagtacagCAGGAGCCTCTGGAGAAGATGAAGCGTGAAGACAAAAgagggaagagaaaagaaaaagtacagCAGCAGCCTCTGGAGAAGATGAGGGGCAAAAGGCAAAGGAGGGAAGAAAAGATACAGTCAGAGCCTCTGGAGAAGATGAAGAGTGAAGCCAAAGtaggaaagagaaaacaaaaagtacaGCAGGAGCCTCTGGAGAAGATGAGGGGCAAAAGgcaaaggaaga
- the LOC102079580 gene encoding uncharacterized protein LOC102079580 isoform X4, protein MDDEFEGTSSQMVIFSKNDRTGVEEKEAREWVPKSVSSSEDDGTDDWKPTQDESEGYSEEEEEQERKRIPKVAMKKKTGCPVPQREMVAASEEDGTHDSRPTQDESKDDSKDEAEHLGQMIHKVAMEKRAFVSSELPQRTEEQQQVAVASKTRRHHNVRNGHKCPICGHVYADIVQHLRVTEQVVNKTELTLLSQFSHRHFSANLDCPVRLCQSKHLNRLDKHLEKVHKLQKPMIKLYMQKAKDRHIAKELALLRASNPTPQMVSHMDEVDDAVIEEGIFRALEEGSKVASAIASSSKAASDHVTLIHRPARDDSVDDSGDSDSEAPSDSTRPNLQPPLSASDTLSDHTIPIMQPPSLSTSKITCDSTVVSPDVLIPSSAPYYVAKQKRGRPLPRTPAPGCKHCQILFTELQVVKQLLECELDRNHELKQIHSSTKCANVKYSRRKRFSSSKAPHYVRLVEEFRAHAEGVNPSRKIHENARQRATHVIQFLEFMADPAIPNTDLLFLRNHGKVRDFLAHLQAKGFKPTTQRAYLMDAIAFMKYILNMSPPQVRLGNKRINALLVELRARNRDVGREVVVHQLNVRRSKSKRLVKAEKHALFIEEAPQKIAAALDDLEKQPQNRTILKLFFGLLGGYLIAITGHRKGVVINMTTEEVEMAEKTKQGARIIRVKQHKTQRYHGEAAVPLYKNEYTWLQRYNHIREYIEGGSEASTFFHSSSGGVLHRLPEFFKAAWEMMNLGIVPTFNMIRSSCSTYAKRQLGRKSYDRVATFMCHDAVTAKRFYQAEDPAEDTLQSRALTTHAIATYAAKKRKRREDRGSVQDKDSEGSDKEEQQSSGTEELLDRRLFQCSSNKMVIFYKNDRTGVGKLTQEDNPQEEEEDEAREWVPKQSVSSSEDDGTDDWKPTQDESEGYSEEEEEQEHKRIPKMAAASEEDGTHDSRPTQDDSKDEAEHLGQMIHKVAMEKDRETAISLLPVQHQIPVVTLNSVTLKTPMKDKVALEVPPGMQQAYVNQDTAMTVNKNSEKSVIHQTSYLKRLTFHQSTLFEDTIPRSDNNKKDQSGMSSAAIITSEQLEEKEIQEESLEKMKCEDKGGKRKEKVQQEPLEKMRSKRQRKEEKIQAEPLEKMKSEAKVGKRKEKVQQKPLEKMKSEDKEGKRKEKVQQEPLEKMKREDKGGKRKEKVQQEPLEKMRGKRQRKEEKIQAEPLEKMKSEAKVGKRKEKVQQKPLEKMKSEDKGGKRKEKVQQEPLEKMKREDKGGKRKEKVQQEPLEKMKREDKRGKRKEKVQQQPLEKMRGKRQRREEKIQSEPLEKMKSEAKVGKRKQKVQQEPLEKMRGKRQRKKEKIQSEPLEKMKSEAKVGKRNEKVQQKPLEKMRSKRQRKEEKIQAEPLEKMKSEGKRGKGKEKVQQEPLEKMKREDKGGKRKEKVQQEPLEKMRGKRQRKEEKIQAEPLEKRIKIMK, encoded by the exons ATGGATGACGAATTTGAAGGTACCAGCTCTCAG ATGGTGATCTTTTCCAAAAACGATAGGACAGGTGTGGAGGAGAAAGAAGCAAGAGAATGGGTTCCTAAG TCTGTGAGCTCATCTGAAGATGATGGGACAGATGACTGGAAACCCACACAGGATGAATCTGAAGGCTAttcagaagaggaggaagaacaaGAACGTAAAAGGATTCCTAAGGTAGccatgaaaaagaaaactgggTGTCCTGTGCCACAAAGAGAG ATGGTGGCAGCATCTGAAGAGGATGGGACACATGATAGCAGACCCACACAGGATGAATCTAAAGATGATTCAAAAGATGAAGCAGAACATTTGGGACAAATGATTCACAAAGTGGCCATGGAAAAG AGGGCGTTTGTGAGCAGTGAGTTGCCGCAGAGGACAGAGGAACAGCAACAGGTTGCTGTCGCCTCAAAGACTCGAAGGCATCACAATGTCAGAAATGGACACAAGTGTCCCATATGTGGACATGTATATGCTGATATTGTTCAGCACCTAAGAGTCACAGAGCaggttgtaaataaaactgagctgACTCTTTTGAGCCAATTTTCTCATCGGCA cttttctgcAAATCTGGACTGTCCAGTCCGTTTATGTCAGTCAAAACATCTTAATCGGCTTGACAAGCACCTGGAAAAGGTCCACAAATTACAG AAACCTATGATTAAACTTTACATGCAAAAGGCCAAGGACAGACACATTGCTAAAGAACTGGCACTTCTGAGGGCATCAAATCCCACACCGCAAATGGTCTCACACATGGATGAAGTGGATGATGCTGTAATTGAGGAGGGCATCTTTAGGGCACTGGAGGAAGGGTCAAAGGTTGCTTCTGCTATAGCCTCTTCCAGCAAGGCTGCCAGTGACCATGTTACACTGATCCACCGGCCTGCTCGAGACGATTCCGTTGACGATTCCGGTGACTCTGACAGCGAGGCTCCCAGTGACTCTACCAGACCAAACCTACAGCCTCCTCTCTCTGCCAGTGACACTCTCAGTGACCACACCATCCCAATTATGCAGCCTCCTTCTCTCTCCACCAGCAAGATTACTTGTGATTCAACAGTGGTATCCCCTGATGTGTTAATCCCAAGCAGTGCACCTTACTATGTAGCAAAGCAAAAGAGGGGACGTCCTCTCCCGAGGACACCTGCTCCTGGTTGCAAACACTGTCAGATACTGTTCACTGAGCTACAGGTGGTGAAGCAGTTGCTAGAGTGTGAACTTGATAGGAATCATGAGCTCAAGCAGATACATTCTTCAACCAAGTGTGCAAAT GTTAAATATAGCAGACGTAAACGGTTTTCATCCAGCAAAGCCCCTCACTATG TAAGACTGGTGGAAGAATTTAGGGCCCATGCAGAAGGTGTGAACCCTAGcagaaaaatacatgaaaatgcaagGCAGCGGGCCACTCATGTCATCCAGTTTCTGGAATTCATGGCAGACCCAGCAATTCCAAACACTGACCTTCTGTTTCTGAGGAACCATGGAAAAGTCCGTGA TTTTCTAGCACACCTGCAAGCAAAAGGGTTTAAACCAACAACTCAGAGAGCTTATCTCATGGATGCTATTGCTTTCATGAAATATATATTAAACATGTCACCACCACAAGTCAGACTTGGAAATAAAAGGATCAACGCCCTTTTGGTCGAACTGAGGGCACGTAACAGAGATGTTGGCCGTGAAGTAGTCGTGCACCAGCTGAATGTGCGCCGATCTAAGTCTA aaaggcttgtcaaagcagaaaaacatgCTTTGTTCATTGAAGAGGCTCCCCAGAAGATTGCTGCCGCACTGG aTGACCTCGAGAAGCAACCCCAGAACAGAACAATATTGAAATTGTTTTTTGGACTGTTGGGTGGATACCTCATTGCCATAACTGGCCACCGAAAGGGAGTGGTCATCAACATGACTACTGAGGAGGTTGAAATGGCAGAAAAAACTAAGCAGGGTGCCCGCATCATCCGT GTTAAACAGCACAAAACTCAAAGATACCATGGGGAAGCAGCTGTCCCCCTGTACAAGAATGAGTATACCTGGTTGCAGCGTTACAATCATATTAGAGAGTATATTGAAGGGGGTTCGGAGGCATCAACTTTTTTCCACAGTTCCAGTGGAGGTGTTCTTCATAGACTACCGGAATTTTTCAAGGCAGCCTGGGAGATGATGAATCTGGGGATTGTCCCCACCTTCAACATGATACGTTCCTCCTGTAGCACTTAC GCCAAGCGACAGTTGGGACGTAAATCTTATGACAGAGTGGCAACGTTTATGTGCCATGATGCCGTCACAGCCAAAAGATTTTACCAAG CTGAGGACCCTGCAGAGGACACACTCCAGAGCCGAGCACTGACCACCCATGCAATTGCAACATATGcagcaaagaaaaggaaaaggagagaGGACAGAGGATCTGTGCAGGACAAGGACAGTGAAGGATCTGACAAGGAAGAGCAGCAGTCATCAGGAACAGAGGAGCTTTTAGACAGAAGGCTCTTCCAGTGTAGCAGTAACAAG ATGGTCATCTTTTACAAAAATGATAGGACAGGTGTGGGGAAACTCACACAAGAAGACAATCcacaagaggaggaggaggatgaagcgAGAGAATGGGTTCCTAAG CAGTCTGTTAGCTCATCTGAAGATGATGGGACAGATGACTGGAAACCCACACAGGATGAATCTGAAGGCTAttcagaagaggaggaagaacaaGAACATAAAAGGATTCCTAAG ATGGCGGCAGCATCTGAAGAGGATGGGACACATGATAGCAGACCCACACAGGATGATTCAAAGGATGAAGCAGAACATTTGGGACAAATGATTCACAAAGTGGCCATGGAAAAG GACAGGGAAACGGCGATAAGCTTATTACCAGTACAACACCAAATTCCAGTTGTTACTCTGAATTCAGTCACTCTCAAGACACCCATG AAGGACAAAGTCGCACTGGAGGTCCCTCCTGGT ATGCAGCAGGCCTATGTAAACCAAGACACAGCAATGACTGTGAATAAGAATTCGGAAAAAAGTGTGATTCACCAAACCAGTTACTTGAAGAGGCTCACTTTTCATCAGTCAACTCTCTTTGAAGACACCATACCAAGATCTG ATAACAACAAGAAAGACCAAAGTGGAATGTCATCTGCAGCAATAATAACCTCAG aacaactggaagagaaagagatacAAGAAGAATCTCTGGAGAAGATGAAGTGTGAAGACAAAGgagggaagagaaaagaaaaagtacagCAGGAGCCTCTGGAGAAGATGAGGAGCAAAAGgcaaaggaaggaagaaaagaTACAGGCAGAGCCTCTGGAGAAGATGAAGAGTGAAGCCAAAGtaggaaagagaaaagaaaaagtacagCAGAAGCCTCTGGAGAAGATGAAGAGTGAAGACAAAGaagggaagagaaaagaaaaagtacagCAGGAGCCTCTGGAGAAGATGAAGCGTGAAGACAAAGgagggaagagaaaagaaaaagtacagCAGGAGCCTCTGGAGAAGATGAGGGGCAAAAGgcaaaggaaggaagaaaagaTACAGGCAGAGCCTCTGGAGAAGATGAAGAGTGAAGCCAAAGtaggaaagagaaaagaaaaagtacagCAGAAGCCTCTGGAGAAGATGAAGAGTGAAGACAAAGgagggaagagaaaagaaaaagtacagCAGGAGCCTCTGGAGAAGATGAAGCGTGAAGACAAAGgagggaagagaaaagaaaaagtacagCAGGAGCCTCTGGAGAAGATGAAGCGTGAAGACAAAAgagggaagagaaaagaaaaagtacagCAGCAGCCTCTGGAGAAGATGAGGGGCAAAAGGCAAAGGAGGGAAGAAAAGATACAGTCAGAGCCTCTGGAGAAGATGAAGAGTGAAGCCAAAGtaggaaagagaaaacaaaaagtacaGCAGGAGCCTCTGGAGAAGATGAGGGGCAAAAGgcaaaggaaga